The bacterium genome includes the window AATAGCCAATAGCCAATAGTCAATAGCCATAATTTCCTTTTTTTCATCTTGTATTTTTCCTCCTCCTTAAAAAATCTTCTACTATTGCAAGCTCCTCCCTTGTATTTATTCCCATTACCTCCATTTCATCCTCTGTTTCCAACAAAGAAACCCTTTTTCCCATCTCCGAAAGCATCTTAAATGCATCGGTAAGGTAATATTC containing:
- a CDS encoding sugar phosphate nucleotidyltransferase; the protein is GVRGQGSGVRIVEEKDATKKEREINLVNTGIYCFNKGIFNLLKRLDNKNKQGEYYLTDAFKMLSEMGKRVSLLETEDEMEVMGINTREELAIVEDFLRRRKNTR